Proteins encoded within one genomic window of Streptomyces profundus:
- a CDS encoding HAD family hydrolase: MTISGVLFDFSGTLLRVEPTLDWLRVGLDRVGVSLPAAETRRRAAELERVGALPGGSEPDEVPPGLRELWEVRDRDPSGHRELYVTLARQVPLPGAPEVYDALYDRHREPDAWREYPDTRPVLRALRERGLRVAVVSNIGWDLRPVFREHGLLELVDAFALSYEHGVQKPDPALFAHACAALGVAPERALMVGDSPRADGGATALGCAVHLVRHLPVDERPKDLLPVLDLVR, translated from the coding sequence ATGACGATCTCGGGTGTGCTCTTCGACTTCTCCGGGACGCTGCTGCGCGTCGAGCCGACCCTGGACTGGCTGCGGGTGGGGCTCGACCGGGTGGGGGTGAGCCTGCCGGCGGCGGAGACGCGGCGACGCGCGGCCGAGCTGGAACGGGTCGGCGCGCTGCCCGGCGGTTCGGAGCCCGATGAGGTGCCGCCCGGCCTGCGCGAGCTGTGGGAGGTGCGGGACCGCGACCCCTCGGGCCATCGCGAGCTGTATGTGACGCTGGCCAGGCAGGTGCCGCTGCCGGGGGCGCCCGAGGTGTACGACGCGCTCTACGACCGGCACAGGGAGCCGGACGCCTGGCGCGAGTACCCGGACACCCGCCCGGTGCTGCGCGCGTTGCGGGAACGCGGCCTGCGGGTCGCCGTGGTGAGCAACATCGGCTGGGACTTGCGGCCGGTCTTCCGGGAGCACGGCCTGCTGGAGCTGGTCGACGCGTTCGCGCTGAGCTATGAACACGGGGTGCAGAAGCCCGATCCCGCGCTGTTCGCCCACGCCTGCGCGGCGCTCGGGGTGGCGCCCGAGCGGGCGCTGATGGTGGGGGACAGCCCCCGCGCGGACGGCGGGGCGACGGCGTTGGGCTGCGCGGTGCACCTGGTGCGGCATCTGCCGGTGGACGAACGCCCCAAGGATCTGCTGCCCGTCCTGGATCTGGTGCGTTGA
- a CDS encoding ArsR/SmtB family transcription factor — MTLSAGPEAPSRSLAHPTRAQIRLEQVLHALSDPVRLSVVSALAATERELPCSAFPLPVTKSTCTHHFRVLREAGVVRQVYRGTAKLNALRRQDLDVLFPGLLDVVLDAAAQQRRQDSAKPL, encoded by the coding sequence ATGACGCTCAGCGCCGGTCCCGAAGCCCCGAGCCGCTCGCTCGCGCACCCCACGCGCGCGCAGATCCGGCTGGAGCAGGTGCTGCACGCGCTCTCCGACCCGGTCCGGCTCTCCGTGGTCAGCGCGCTGGCCGCCACCGAACGCGAGCTGCCGTGCTCGGCGTTCCCGCTTCCGGTCACCAAGTCCACCTGCACCCACCACTTCCGGGTGCTGCGGGAGGCCGGCGTCGTCCGCCAGGTCTACCGGGGCACGGCCAAGCTGAACGCGCTGCGCCGCCAGGACCTCGACGTGCTCTTCCCCGGCCTGCTCGACGTGGTGCTCGACGCCGCCGCCCAGCAGCGGCGGCAGGACTCCGCAAAACCTCTCTAG
- a CDS encoding M56 family metallopeptidase, which translates to MVITITLLVLGALTAAMAPRVVARGSWSDREPVLALWMWQCVVAAVLLCCVLAMALSGAAAWRAVHGGVFAPAPAVVVDAYALPPDGDRWAALIALALAFGGLWTAVALTREVRRARAGRRRRRAELLARSPRLPGEESGSAERLVVWEDERPDAWLLPGTPPRLVITTAALRRLNRRQLDAVLAHERGHALARHHWLQHCAGALAGGFPGVPVFAAFQAQVHRLVELSADDMASRRFGRMTTALALVGLNEGRGVFSHASEHAEVPQRVSRLLAPERRLSPARRLRLTAAVTLVPAVPLLVAFAPGLSALTG; encoded by the coding sequence ATGGTGATCACCATCACGCTCCTGGTGCTGGGCGCGCTCACCGCGGCGATGGCGCCGCGCGTGGTGGCCCGTGGTTCCTGGTCGGATCGCGAACCGGTCCTGGCCCTGTGGATGTGGCAGTGCGTGGTGGCCGCCGTGCTGCTGTGCTGTGTGCTGGCGATGGCGCTGTCCGGCGCCGCCGCCTGGCGGGCCGTGCACGGCGGGGTGTTCGCGCCGGCTCCCGCGGTGGTGGTGGACGCCTACGCGCTGCCGCCCGACGGCGACAGGTGGGCCGCCCTGATCGCGTTGGCGCTGGCCTTCGGCGGCCTGTGGACGGCCGTGGCGCTCACCCGCGAGGTGCGCCGGGCCAGGGCGGGGCGGCGGCGGCGCCGCGCCGAGCTGCTGGCCCGTTCCCCCCGGCTGCCGGGCGAGGAGTCCGGATCGGCCGAGCGGCTGGTCGTGTGGGAGGACGAGCGCCCGGACGCGTGGCTGCTGCCCGGCACGCCGCCGAGGCTGGTGATCACCACCGCGGCGCTCCGTCGCCTGAACCGGCGGCAGTTGGACGCGGTGTTGGCGCATGAGCGCGGGCACGCGCTGGCGCGTCACCACTGGCTCCAGCACTGCGCCGGCGCGCTGGCCGGCGGCTTCCCCGGGGTGCCGGTGTTCGCCGCGTTCCAGGCGCAGGTGCACCGGCTCGTCGAGCTGTCGGCCGACGACATGGCCTCCCGCCGGTTCGGCCGGATGACGACGGCGCTGGCGCTGGTCGGGCTGAACGAGGGGCGTGGGGTCTTCTCCCACGCGTCGGAGCACGCCGAGGTGCCGCAGCGGGTGAGTCGGCTGCTGGCCCCGGAGCGCCGGCTGTCCCCCGCGCGGCGGTTGCGGCTGACGGCGGCGGTGACGCTGGTGCCGGCGGTGCCGCTGCTGGTGGCGTTCGCGCCGGGTCTCTCCGCCCTCACCGGCTGA
- a CDS encoding TetR/AcrR family transcriptional regulator, with product MSPRSASVNEEMRRRSRERLLQAAVELVAERGYEATTLGDIADRAGAARGLISYYFPGKRQLLQSAVHRLMHRRLSSTLDRDPRPEGEDAGRELMARAIDAILGLAEEQPVLMRAHMAGLLQCEGFIQCAEQQRLALLLRNTVVEFGSADPDGDYPMLRALLMGAVVAQLLPGAPMSSARLRAELFARFDLSWRLGIPPSESPPGGMPRPRVSP from the coding sequence ATGTCGCCTCGCAGCGCATCGGTCAATGAGGAGATGCGCCGTCGTTCCCGCGAGAGGCTGCTCCAGGCCGCCGTCGAGCTGGTCGCCGAACGCGGTTACGAGGCCACGACCTTGGGTGATATCGCGGATCGCGCGGGCGCGGCCCGGGGCTTGATCTCGTACTACTTTCCGGGAAAACGTCAACTGTTGCAGTCGGCGGTGCACCGTCTGATGCACCGCAGGCTCTCCTCGACGCTGGATCGGGATCCGCGGCCCGAGGGGGAGGACGCCGGTCGGGAGCTGATGGCGCGCGCCATCGACGCGATCCTGGGGCTGGCCGAGGAGCAACCGGTGTTGATGCGGGCGCACATGGCCGGGCTGCTCCAGTGCGAGGGCTTCATCCAGTGCGCCGAGCAACAGCGGCTGGCCCTTCTGCTGCGGAACACGGTGGTCGAGTTCGGCTCGGCCGATCCGGACGGCGACTACCCGATGCTGCGTGCCCTGCTGATGGGCGCGGTGGTGGCCCAGCTGCTGCCGGGCGCGCCGATGTCGTCCGCTCGGCTGCGGGCGGAGCTGTTCGCCCGCTTCGACCTGTCCTGGCGGTTGGGCATCCCGCCGAGCGAGTCGCCGCCCGGCGGGATGCCCAGGCCACGGGTGTCCCCGTAG
- a CDS encoding LVIVD repeat-containing protein — protein sequence MTSWHRLRRRQGRLGVLAVLFGLVVALLVAHPAAATPDPGDEPPPTEDISESDRRAVEAAIASGEIPGVDEIAHSDNVTHLANIPRSEGLTSTNTDIAFQGTYAFAGNYDGFVVYDISRPSAPEIVTRVLCPGSQNDISVSGDLLFLSVDSSRSDDSCASEPQPATEADSWEGIRVFDISDLRAPRYVSAVETACGSHTHTLVPDRRDVYVYVSSYGPNQTFPDCQPPHDGISIVKVPKHAPERAALASFEVLFPDGGFPGDEDGSATSGCHDITAYPALDLAAGACMGDGILLDISRPAAPRVLDRVRDVEHFAFWHSATFSQDGRKIVFTDELGGGSGATCDARTGEEFGANGIYHVEGRGEHRRLSFQSYFKIPRHQAETENCVAHNGSLIPVPGRDIMVQSWYQGGVSFWEFTDSRRPREIGYFERGPVNGEQLSFGGSWSAYYYNGHVYSNDQKGLDVLRIDDRRTDPARRVRLHELNAQTQPTYR from the coding sequence GTGACATCGTGGCACAGGCTCCGTCGACGACAAGGGCGCCTCGGTGTGCTCGCGGTCCTGTTCGGCCTGGTGGTGGCCCTGCTGGTGGCCCATCCCGCCGCGGCGACGCCGGATCCGGGCGACGAGCCCCCGCCGACCGAGGACATCTCCGAGAGCGACCGGCGGGCGGTCGAAGCGGCCATCGCCAGCGGCGAGATACCGGGCGTCGACGAGATCGCGCACAGCGACAACGTCACCCACCTCGCCAACATCCCGCGCTCCGAGGGCCTCACCAGCACCAACACGGATATCGCCTTCCAGGGCACGTACGCGTTCGCCGGGAACTACGACGGCTTCGTGGTGTACGACATCAGCCGGCCCAGCGCGCCCGAGATCGTCACCCGGGTGCTCTGCCCGGGCTCGCAGAACGACATCTCGGTCTCCGGGGACCTGCTCTTCCTGTCCGTCGACTCCTCACGGTCCGACGACTCCTGCGCCAGCGAGCCCCAGCCGGCCACCGAGGCCGACTCCTGGGAGGGCATCCGCGTCTTCGACATCAGCGACCTGCGCGCCCCCCGCTATGTCTCCGCCGTCGAGACGGCCTGCGGCTCCCACACCCACACGCTGGTGCCCGACCGGCGCGACGTCTACGTCTATGTCTCCTCCTACGGGCCCAACCAGACCTTCCCCGACTGCCAGCCCCCGCACGACGGGATCTCCATCGTCAAGGTGCCCAAGCACGCCCCCGAGCGGGCCGCGCTCGCCAGCTTCGAGGTGCTCTTCCCCGACGGCGGGTTCCCCGGCGACGAGGACGGATCGGCCACCAGCGGCTGCCACGACATCACCGCCTACCCCGCCCTCGACCTGGCCGCCGGCGCCTGCATGGGCGACGGCATCCTGTTGGACATCTCCCGCCCCGCCGCGCCCCGCGTGCTGGACCGGGTGCGGGACGTCGAACACTTCGCCTTCTGGCACTCGGCGACCTTCAGCCAGGACGGAAGGAAGATCGTCTTCACCGACGAACTCGGCGGCGGCAGCGGCGCGACCTGCGACGCCCGCACCGGCGAGGAGTTCGGCGCCAACGGGATCTACCACGTCGAGGGCCGGGGCGAACACCGCCGGCTGAGCTTCCAGAGCTACTTCAAGATCCCGCGCCACCAGGCGGAGACCGAGAACTGCGTGGCCCACAACGGCTCCCTGATCCCGGTGCCCGGCCGGGACATCATGGTCCAGTCCTGGTACCAGGGCGGCGTCTCCTTCTGGGAGTTCACCGACTCGCGGCGGCCCCGGGAGATCGGCTACTTCGAACGCGGCCCCGTCAACGGCGAGCAGCTCTCCTTCGGCGGCTCCTGGTCGGCCTACTACTACAACGGCCATGTGTACTCCAACGACCAGAAGGGCCTGGACGTCCTGCGCATCGACGACCGGCGCACCGATCCGGCCCGCCGGGTGCGGCTGCACGAGCTGAACGCGCAGACCCAACCCACCTACCGCTGA
- a CDS encoding FAD-dependent oxidoreductase: protein MVRIAVVGSGPSGVYTAQALLDQHPGAELRVDVLDRLPCPYGLVRYGVAPDHQKIKSLQATLRRVLEDPRVRFLGNVPVGADGVRAERLRALYGAVVYCVGAARDRRLGIPGEELAGSWSATDFVSWYSGHPDAPRLELPGHTRSAVVIGAGNVALDVARMLARTAAELRSTDVPPPVLAALADSAVRSVHLVGRRGPSQARFTTKELRELGTLAEAEVVVDAAELAADPDGAEPASLGANARRNLAALSAWADAPPRGRARRIAPRFFLRPVELLDDGAGAVRAVRFERTAGIGGGRVTDTGEQVEIEAQLVLRSVGYQGVALDGLPFDPERGVVPHAAGRVLRGGDVAPGEYVAGWIKRGPTGVIGSNRPCGKETATSVLADLPALPAAPAADPLAALRAAGADPVEWPGWLGIEAAEAALGRTLSRGPVKIADWPTLLRAAGDTTGGRP from the coding sequence ATGGTGCGCATCGCAGTGGTCGGTTCCGGTCCCAGTGGCGTGTACACCGCCCAGGCGCTGCTCGACCAGCACCCGGGCGCGGAGCTGCGCGTCGATGTGCTGGACCGGCTGCCCTGTCCCTACGGCCTGGTGCGCTACGGGGTGGCCCCCGACCACCAGAAGATCAAGTCCCTACAGGCCACGCTGCGGCGTGTGCTGGAGGATCCCCGGGTCCGTTTCCTCGGGAACGTCCCGGTGGGCGCCGACGGGGTGCGCGCGGAGCGGCTGCGCGCGCTCTACGGCGCGGTGGTGTACTGCGTGGGCGCGGCGAGGGACCGGCGCCTCGGGATCCCGGGCGAGGAGCTGGCCGGCAGCTGGTCGGCCACCGACTTCGTCTCCTGGTACAGCGGCCATCCGGACGCGCCCCGGCTGGAGTTGCCCGGGCACACGCGTTCGGCCGTGGTGATCGGCGCGGGCAATGTCGCGCTCGACGTGGCCCGGATGCTGGCCCGCACCGCCGCCGAGTTGCGGAGCACGGATGTACCGCCCCCTGTCCTCGCCGCGTTGGCGGACAGCGCGGTGCGCTCCGTGCATCTGGTGGGCCGACGCGGCCCGAGCCAGGCCAGGTTCACCACCAAGGAGCTGCGCGAGCTGGGCACCCTCGCCGAGGCCGAGGTGGTGGTGGACGCCGCCGAGCTGGCGGCCGATCCGGACGGCGCCGAGCCCGCGTCGCTCGGCGCCAACGCCCGGCGCAACCTGGCGGCGTTGAGCGCCTGGGCGGACGCTCCCCCGCGCGGCCGGGCCCGACGGATCGCGCCCCGGTTCTTCCTGCGCCCCGTCGAGCTGCTGGACGACGGGGCGGGCGCGGTGCGCGCGGTGCGCTTCGAGCGGACCGCGGGCATCGGCGGCGGCCGGGTCACGGACACCGGCGAACAGGTGGAGATCGAGGCCCAGTTGGTCCTGCGGTCGGTGGGGTACCAGGGGGTGGCGCTGGACGGGCTGCCGTTCGACCCGGAGCGGGGCGTCGTCCCGCACGCCGCCGGGCGGGTGCTGCGGGGCGGGGATGTCGCGCCCGGGGAGTATGTGGCCGGCTGGATCAAGCGCGGCCCGACCGGGGTCATCGGCAGCAACCGCCCCTGCGGCAAGGAGACGGCGACCTCCGTGCTGGCGGATCTGCCGGCGCTGCCGGCCGCGCCGGCGGCCGATCCCCTGGCCGCGCTGCGGGCGGCGGGCGCCGATCCGGTGGAGTGGCCCGGCTGGCTCGGCATCGAGGCTGCGGAGGCGGCGCTGGGGCGCACGCTGTCCCGGGGGCCGGTGAAGATCGCGGACTGGCCCACCCTGCTGCGCGCCGCGGGGGACACGACGGGCGGCCGGCCCTAG
- a CDS encoding N-acetylglucosamine kinase: MTSGAGTASAWVLGVDSGGSGLRIALAEATPEGAPRPGGRRRTDEPVRTGPGGIDAGHLLAQLLPTARALLDEVAPRERIDAICVGAAGMATLGGRLRAELPEALAAGLGVRRLALAADAVTGYAGALGEAPGAVVAAGTGMIALGTDLVTWRRADGWGHLLGDLGGGAWIGRRGLTAALRAHDGRPGGSAALLARAEAEFGPMSGLPARIYPRPDRAAVLASFAPEVARCATADEPDEVASGILREAAREIADSAVAVCPADTDGRVALTGGLLQLGDPLTGPLRAELARRLPRALLVPAAGTPLDGALLIAARLAHGTSHLPKDPALLHIVDHRG; encoded by the coding sequence GTGACGTCAGGGGCCGGGACCGCCTCGGCCTGGGTGCTGGGCGTCGACTCGGGAGGCTCGGGCCTGCGGATCGCGCTGGCCGAGGCGACGCCGGAGGGCGCGCCGCGCCCCGGCGGCCGGCGCCGCACCGACGAGCCGGTGCGGACGGGCCCCGGCGGGATCGACGCCGGCCATCTGCTGGCCCAACTCCTGCCCACGGCACGGGCCCTGCTCGACGAGGTGGCGCCCAGGGAGCGGATCGACGCGATCTGCGTGGGGGCGGCCGGCATGGCGACGCTGGGCGGCCGGCTGCGGGCGGAGCTGCCCGAGGCGCTGGCCGCCGGGCTCGGGGTCCGCCGGCTGGCCCTGGCCGCCGACGCGGTCACCGGCTACGCGGGGGCGCTCGGCGAGGCGCCCGGCGCCGTGGTCGCCGCGGGCACGGGCATGATCGCGCTCGGCACCGACCTGGTGACCTGGCGGCGGGCGGACGGCTGGGGCCATCTGCTGGGCGATCTCGGCGGCGGCGCCTGGATCGGGCGGCGCGGGCTGACGGCCGCGCTGCGCGCGCACGACGGCCGCCCCGGGGGCTCGGCGGCGCTGTTGGCGCGCGCCGAGGCCGAGTTCGGGCCGATGTCCGGGCTGCCGGCGCGGATCTATCCACGCCCCGACCGCGCGGCGGTGCTGGCCTCGTTCGCTCCCGAGGTGGCGCGCTGCGCCACGGCGGACGAGCCGGACGAGGTGGCTTCGGGCATCCTGCGGGAGGCCGCGCGGGAGATCGCCGACTCGGCGGTCGCGGTCTGCCCGGCGGACACGGACGGCCGCGTCGCGCTGACCGGCGGGCTCCTCCAGCTCGGCGATCCGCTCACCGGGCCGCTGCGGGCGGAGTTGGCGCGCCGGCTCCCCCGGGCCCTGCTGGTCCCGGCCGCCGGCACCCCGCTGGACGGCGCCCTGCTGATCGCCGCCCGCCTCGCCCACGGCACATCCCACCTGCCCAAGGACCCCGCCCTGCTGCACATCGTCGACCACCGTGGGTAA
- a CDS encoding uracil-DNA glycosylase, producing the protein MAARALHEIVEAGWAKALEPVADRITAMGDFLRAEIAAGRTYLPAGQHVLRAFQQPFDDVRVLIVGQDPYPTPGHAVGLSFSVAPEVRPLPGSLENIYRELNTDLGLPRPSNGDLTPWADQGVLLLNRALTTAPRRPAAHRGKGWEEVTEQAIRALAARGRPLVAVLWGRDARTARPMLGGVPAVESAHPSPMSADRGFFGSRPFSRANALLAEQGGSPVDWKLP; encoded by the coding sequence GTGGCAGCACGAGCATTGCACGAGATTGTCGAAGCGGGCTGGGCGAAGGCGCTGGAGCCGGTGGCGGACCGGATCACGGCCATGGGGGACTTCCTCCGCGCCGAGATCGCCGCCGGCCGCACCTACCTCCCGGCCGGCCAGCACGTCCTCCGCGCGTTTCAGCAACCCTTCGACGACGTCAGGGTGTTGATCGTCGGTCAGGACCCGTATCCCACGCCGGGGCACGCGGTGGGCCTCAGCTTCTCGGTGGCCCCCGAGGTGCGCCCCCTGCCCGGCAGCCTGGAGAACATCTACCGCGAGCTGAACACCGATCTGGGCCTGCCGAGACCCTCGAACGGGGATCTCACCCCCTGGGCGGACCAGGGGGTGCTCCTGCTGAACCGGGCGCTGACCACCGCGCCCAGGCGCCCGGCCGCGCACCGGGGCAAGGGCTGGGAGGAGGTCACCGAGCAGGCCATCCGCGCGCTGGCCGCGCGGGGCCGCCCGCTGGTGGCCGTCCTGTGGGGGCGGGACGCCAGGACGGCGCGGCCGATGCTGGGCGGGGTGCCGGCCGTGGAGTCGGCGCATCCCTCGCCCATGTCGGCGGACCGGGGCTTCTTCGGCTCCCGGCCGTTCAGCCGGGCCAACGCCCTGCTCGCCGAACAGGGCGGCTCCCCGGTGGACTGGAAGCTCCCGTGA
- a CDS encoding NADH:flavin oxidoreductase/NADH oxidase, which translates to MSTLFEPWSLRSLTVPNRVWMAPMCQYSAAVSGPDTGAANEWHHTHYTTRAVGGAGLILTEATSVSPEGRISHADLGLWNDRQQESLTGLTRALRERGAVPGIQLAHAGRKAGTRRPWEGGGPLAGDERPWRPSAPSPVPFADGYATPAELTEEGVREIVEQFAASARRALTAGFQVAEVHGAHGYLIGEFLSPHSNRRTDRYGGDFAGRTRFALEVVDAVRAVWPDELPLFFRISATDWLTEHGWTPDDTVRFAHDLREHGVDVLDVSSGGNAPHVRVPTEPGYQVPFAARVRREAGLPVAAVGLITEPDQAAKILASGEADAVLLGRQLLREPYWPLRAAGELGVSPPAIPAQYERAF; encoded by the coding sequence ATGAGCACGCTGTTCGAGCCCTGGTCGCTGCGTTCGCTTACCGTCCCCAACCGCGTCTGGATGGCGCCCATGTGTCAGTACTCCGCCGCCGTGTCGGGCCCTGACACCGGGGCGGCCAACGAGTGGCACCACACCCACTACACCACCAGGGCGGTCGGTGGCGCGGGCCTGATCCTGACGGAGGCGACCTCGGTCAGCCCCGAGGGCCGGATCAGCCATGCCGACCTCGGCCTGTGGAACGACCGGCAGCAGGAGTCGCTGACCGGGCTGACCCGCGCGCTGCGCGAGCGGGGCGCCGTGCCGGGGATACAACTCGCCCACGCCGGACGGAAGGCCGGCACGCGCCGCCCCTGGGAAGGCGGCGGACCGCTGGCCGGGGACGAGCGTCCCTGGCGTCCGTCGGCGCCGAGCCCGGTGCCGTTCGCCGACGGCTACGCGACGCCGGCGGAGCTGACCGAGGAGGGCGTCCGCGAGATCGTCGAGCAGTTCGCCGCCTCGGCGCGGCGCGCGCTGACGGCCGGCTTCCAGGTCGCCGAGGTGCACGGCGCCCACGGCTATCTGATCGGCGAGTTCCTCTCCCCGCACAGCAACCGCCGCACCGACCGCTACGGCGGCGACTTCGCGGGCCGGACGCGGTTCGCGCTCGAAGTGGTGGACGCCGTGCGGGCCGTGTGGCCCGACGAGCTCCCGCTGTTCTTCCGGATCTCGGCCACCGACTGGCTGACGGAGCACGGCTGGACGCCGGACGACACCGTGCGGTTCGCCCACGACCTGCGGGAGCACGGCGTCGACGTGCTCGACGTCTCGTCCGGTGGCAACGCGCCGCATGTGAGGGTGCCGACGGAGCCCGGTTACCAGGTGCCGTTCGCCGCGCGGGTGCGGCGGGAGGCGGGGCTGCCGGTCGCCGCGGTCGGGCTGATCACCGAGCCGGACCAGGCGGCCAAGATCCTCGCCTCCGGCGAGGCCGACGCGGTGCTGCTGGGCCGGCAGTTGCTGCGCGAGCCCTACTGGCCGCTGCGCGCGGCCGGGGAGCTCGGGGTCTCTCCCCCGGCGATCCCCGCGCAGTACGAACGCGCCTTCTGA
- a CDS encoding DUF5134 domain-containing protein has product MHGPVLVNWLLVVVCGATGGYCLARLRRAAPGERQGRGLEAAMGLGMALMALSMAGGVAGAAPPSWLLVALAAASTLGAALPLGAGARHRAHHLVEGAAMLAMAWAMAGGHPGHGPPGWAGPALVYFGLYALRAAPRLLPLPAGTAAGSAVGTAVGTAAGTGAAGDGQRPDEVGAACRLALSLGMFTMVLAG; this is encoded by the coding sequence ATGCACGGGCCCGTGCTGGTGAACTGGCTGCTGGTGGTGGTCTGCGGCGCGACGGGCGGCTACTGCCTGGCGCGGCTGCGGCGGGCCGCTCCCGGCGAGCGGCAGGGCCGGGGGCTTGAGGCCGCGATGGGGCTCGGCATGGCGCTGATGGCGCTGTCGATGGCCGGCGGCGTCGCCGGGGCCGCGCCCCCGTCCTGGCTGCTCGTCGCCCTGGCGGCGGCGAGCACGCTGGGCGCGGCGCTGCCGCTCGGCGCCGGCGCGCGCCACCGGGCGCACCATCTGGTGGAGGGCGCCGCGATGCTCGCGATGGCGTGGGCCATGGCCGGGGGACATCCGGGACACGGGCCACCGGGGTGGGCGGGGCCCGCGCTGGTCTACTTCGGGCTCTACGCGCTGCGGGCCGCGCCCCGCCTGCTGCCGCTGCCGGCCGGGACGGCGGCGGGGTCGGCGGTGGGGACAGCGGTGGGGACAGCGGCCGGGACAGGGGCCGCCGGGGACGGGCAGCGGCCGGACGAGGTGGGCGCGGCCTGTCGACTCGCCCTGTCCTTGGGGATGTTCACCATGGTGCTGGCCGGGTGA
- a CDS encoding DUF305 domain-containing protein, translated as MTDRPRPGSRSPLVALVTLVAVALATVALSGCSGGAASAADEGPPVVAPGAPGEPAETLSADEAAERAPGERPPGPADLTYMDGMVEHHGQALVMTELALEHAESDDVRRLAERIEAAQTPEIEVMRAWLERHDDLAHGPGENHGEHGDHAEHGGMAGMASAEELARLADARGADFDQLFLTLMVRHHEGAVTMAAAVLGETTDEDVERLATDVIASQSSEIARMADLR; from the coding sequence TTGACGGACCGCCCACGCCCCGGATCCCGCTCCCCCCTGGTCGCGCTGGTCACTCTGGTGGCCGTCGCGCTGGCGACGGTCGCCCTGTCCGGCTGTAGCGGCGGCGCGGCCTCGGCGGCCGACGAGGGCCCGCCGGTGGTGGCGCCGGGCGCGCCGGGCGAACCGGCCGAGACGCTGAGCGCCGATGAGGCCGCCGAGCGGGCCCCGGGCGAACGCCCGCCGGGGCCGGCCGACCTCACCTATATGGACGGCATGGTGGAGCACCACGGGCAGGCGCTGGTGATGACCGAACTCGCCCTGGAACACGCCGAATCGGACGATGTGCGCCGGCTGGCGGAGCGGATCGAGGCCGCCCAGACGCCGGAGATCGAGGTGATGCGCGCCTGGCTGGAGCGGCACGACGACCTGGCGCACGGACCGGGCGAGAACCACGGCGAGCACGGGGACCACGCCGAGCACGGGGGCATGGCCGGGATGGCGTCGGCCGAGGAGTTGGCGCGGCTGGCCGACGCCAGGGGCGCCGACTTCGACCAGCTCTTCCTCACCCTGATGGTCCGCCACCACGAGGGAGCGGTCACCATGGCCGCCGCCGTGCTGGGCGAGACCACCGACGAGGACGTGGAACGGCTGGCCACCGATGTGATCGCCAGCCAGTCGTCGGAGATCGCACGGATGGCCGACCTGCGCTGA